The Streptomyces sp. NBC_01268 genome segment GACGGGTCGGGTGCACCGTGAGCTTGATCGGCTTGCCCGGGCCGTCGGGCAGCGGCAGGGTCCAGTGCTCGCCCTCGTAGGTGAGGCGCTCGCGGGACATGGCCCTGCGGACGATCTCCACGTACTCGCGGGTGCGGGCCAGCGGCTTGTCGAACTTGACGCCGTACCAGCCCTCCGAGACCTGCGGTCCCGAGACGCCGAGGCCGAGCCGGAAACGGCCGCCGGAGAGGGAGTCGAGGGTGGCCGCGGTCATCGCGGTCATCGCGGGCTGGCGGGCCGGGATCTGCATGATCGCCGAACCGACGTCGATCCGCTCCGTCTTGGCGGCGACCCAGGACAGCACGGTGGGCGCGTCGGAGCCGTACGCCTCCGCCGCCCAGCAGACGTCGTAGCCGAGGCGGTCCGCCTCCTGGGCCACGGCGAGGTTGTCGCCGTCCATGCCCGCGCCCCAGTAGCCGAGGTTGATGCCGAGCCGCATGCCACGTACCCCTTACCCATCGGTAACGTCCCTGTGGTCGGGACTCTAGCGCGCACCCCCGGCATTCGTCAGGAGGCGATCGGGCACCGGTGGCGGAGCGACGCGGGCCCGCCTGTGGACAGGTTGTCCACAGGCTCTCTCCCCGTGGTGCCCTGGCCAGTACTCTCGCGGCCATGGAGCAGAGGCATCTCGGACGTACCGGCCTGCGCGTGTCCCGGCTCGGGCTCGGCACCCTCACCTGGGGCCGCGACACCGACGAGCACGACGCCGCCGAGCAGTTGAAGGCGTTCTGGGACGCGGGCGGCACCCTCGTCGACACGGCGGACGTGTACGGGGGCGGCGAGGCGGAGTACCTGCTCGGACAGCTCATGGAGGGCCTGGTGCCGCGGCGGGACCTGATCGTGTCGACCAAGGCCGGCAGCGTCCCCGACCCGGACCGGCGCACGGACGGCTCGCGCGGGCACCTGCTCGCCGCCCTCGACGCCTCCCTCGCCCGGCTCGGCACGGACTACGTGGACCTGTGGCAGCTGCACGCCTTCGACCCCCACACCCCGCTGGAGGAGTCGCTGCACGCCCTCGACATCGCCGTCCGCAGCGGCCGGGCCCGCTACGTCGGCGTGTCCGACTTCTGCGGCTGGCAGCTCGCCAAGGCCGGCACCTGGCAACTGAGCGGGGACCGGACCCGGCTCGCCGGCACGCAGATGGAGTACTCACTGCTCCAGCGGGGCGTCGAGCGGGAGGTGCTGCCCGCCGCCCTCGACCTCGGGATCGGGCTGCTGCCCTCCTCGCCGCTGGGGCGCGGGGTGCTCACCGGCAAGTACCGGCACGGCACCCCGGCGGACTCCCGCGGCGGCTCGGAGGCGCTGGCCCCCTTCGTGGAGCCGTATCTGGACGAGCCGGCGAGCCGCATCGTGGACGCGGTCGCGACGGCGGCCGACGGCCTCGCGGCCACCCCGCTCCAGGTGGCCCTGGCCTGGGTCCGCGACCGCCCCGGCGTGACCGCCCCGATCATCGGCGCGCGCAACGCGCAGCAGCTCACGGCCGCGTTGTCAGTGGAGAGCCTTAGTCTTCCTGACGAGATCTTCCGGGCCCTCGACGATGTGTCGGCGCCCGTGCACCACTATCCGGATCACGACTGGAGCACCTTGTGACCGAGCCTTCCGGGGAGACCCCGCCCGAGGCAGCCGCGCCCCCCGCCGACACGCAGGGAGCGACCTCCGCGTCACCGGGCGCCCCGGACACCCCCGGCCCCGCGCACGACGAGGGGACGGCCGGCCCGGACGCGGGCGAGGAGGCGACGGCCGGGGCGGAGAGCGCGGAGGACGCGGAGAGCGCGGAGAGCGCGGAGGACGCGGAGAGCGCGGAGGACGCGGAGAGCGCGGAGGACGCGGAGAGCGCGGAGAGCGCGGAGGACGCGGAGGACGCGGAGGACGCGGAGGACGCGGAGGACGCGGAGGACGCGGAGGACGCGGAGGACGCGGAGGACGCCTCCGAGGGAGACGGCGGCACCACGGCGGCGGCCCCGGCTCCCGGGGACGGCACCACGGCGGAGACCCCCGCTTCCGGCGAGGGCACCGCGGCCGAGCTCTCCGACGCGCAGGCCGAGCTCGCCGCGCAGCGGGAGCTGCGGGCGCGGATCGAGCAGCGCAAGGCCGAGCGGGCCGCGCCCGTCGAGGCCGGCGGCAAGCTCAGCGGGACGGCCGCCGACCTGCTCGCGGCGGTGCGGGCCGTGGAGAGCGGCGCGCAGCCCGTCGCTCCGCCCCGCCCCGAGGTCCCCGCGCCCTCGCGGCCCATGCCGGCGGCCGCGCCGGAGGCGACGGTGCGCCCGCTGGCACCCGCGGCCCCGGTGGTGACCGAGGAGACGACGTCCTCGGTGCGGCAGGTGCTCGCGCGGGGCGGGGCGCCCGAGGCGCTCGCCGGGCAGGTCGCCGCCGTGCTCGGCGAGGGCGCCGCCCGGGCGCTCGACGACGACCCCTGGCAGCTGCTCGCGGTGCCGGGGGTGCGCCCCGAACAGGCCGACGGCTTCGCGCGTGCCCTGCTCGGCTCCGCGTGCGGCCCCGGCGACGAGCGACGGGCCGTGGCGCTGACCGCCTGGCTCCTGGAGCAGGCCGCCCTGAAGGGCCACACGGCCCTGGAGATCGGCAGCGTGCGGGACGGGCTCGCCCGGCTGTCGGTGCCGGAGCCGGAGAAGGCGGTCGAGCACGCGGTCTCCGAGGCCGCGGTGCTGGTCTTCCAGGAGGAGGACCCCGAGGACACCGGGGACACCGGGGACACGGAAGAGGACGAGGACGCCGGGCAGGCCGAGGCACCCGTCGCCGAGGAGCGGCCGCAGCTGCCCGTGCTGCTCGGCCTGGAGCGGTACGCGCTCGCGGAGGAGAGCCTCGCCGACGGGCTGGCCCGCCTGATCCGCACGGTCGAGGCGGCCGACTGGGAGGGCCCCGAGCTGGTCCGCGCGGCCGGCACGCACGGCCTCGTGCTGCACACCGGCGGCGAAGCCGCCCGCGCCGAACCCGCCGCCCTCGCGGAGGCGGCCCGCGAGCGGGGCCTGCGGGTCGCCCTCGCGGCCCACACGGACCGGGACGGCGCCGTGCCGGTCGCCGCGCTCCTCTCCGGTGCGGCGGGTCCGGGCCGCGACGAGGAGGGGCTGCTCGCCCTGGACCTGCTGGTCGTCCTGGACGCGCCGCAGCTGGACGTCGAGACCGCCGCACTGCTCGTGGAGGCGCTGCCGGACGGCTGCCGGCTCGTCCTGGGCGGCGACCCGCTGGTCCTCGGCGCCGCGGGACCCGGCCGGGTCTTCGCCGACCTGCTGGCCGCCCGCGTCGCCCCGGCGATCGCCTCCCGCACGCCCGACCCGGGCCCGATCGGCGAGCTGGTCTCGGGCATCGGCATCGGTGAGCTCAACCAGGTCGAGGCGCCCGGCAAGGAGGTCGTGATCGTCCCCGTCCGGGACGCGGGCGAGGCGGTGCACCGCACGGTGCAGCTGGTCGCCGACTCCATCCCGCGCGCCCTCGGCCTGCCGGCCGACAGCACCCAGGTGATCACGGTCGGCCATGGCGGCGCCGCGGGCACCCGCGCGCTGAACGCGGCCCTCAAGCAGCGGCTCAACCCGGGCCCCGGCCGCTTCGGGGGCTACGACCCGGGCGACCGGGTCGCCCACTCCCCCGCGCCGGGCCGCACCGTGCCGGGCACGGTCGTCTCGGCCGACGCCGAGGGCCTGCACCTGGACTGCGCGGGCGAGCGGGTCGTCGTACCGAAGGAGCGGGTCGAGGGCGCGCTGCGGCACGGGTGGGCGCTGACCGCGCACCAGGCGGCCGGGGCACGCTGGCCGGCCGCGGTCGTGGTGCTGCCCGGCGACGCGGCGGCGGGCCTCAGCCGGGCCTGGGTGTACACCGCCTTCGGCCGCGCCGAGCGGCACCTCTCCGTCGTCCACGGCGTGGACCAGGCGCTGCCCCGCGCGGTGGCCGAGGGCCTCACCCCGGAGCGGACGACCCGGCTCCGCCCGCTGATCGAGGCGCTGCTCCACGAGGAAGAGGCGTAGGGGCGGCGCGCACGACGGAACGGGCGGAGACGCGGTCCGGCCGGCACCCGTCCCGCGAAACCGCGGGACGGATTGCCGGCCGGACTGTCGCTCCGAGGGGCTCAGGTGGGCTCTCAGGCCCCGTGGGCCTGTTCCTCCAGCTCCTCCTCGGCCTCGTCGTCGAAGACGGCGCTGATGTCGAAGCGGCAGACGATCCGCTCCGGGTCGGCGTGGTCGAAGGGCGTGTTCAGCCACTCCCCCGGTTCGGGCAGCTCGTCGGTCGCCTCGACCCAGAGGGTGGAGTCGCCCTCCTCCAGACCGAATTCCTTGTGACGGGACGCGATTTCGTCAGGTTCGTACTCGCCGAAGAGGGTTCCGAGGGCGGCATAGGTGCTGGCGGCGCCGTTCCCCTCGCGGTCGACGTCCACGATGCGCCTGGCCTGGGCGACGAGGCGCTTCGGTTCGACCACCGCGTAGTCGCGGCGGATGAGCACGCTGACGGCGTGCGGTTCCTCGGGCCCCGCGTAGGGCGGCAGGGAGTCGTCGGCGCCGGGGATCTCGAAGGGGGTGACCTCGTCGTACCGGTCGTAGAGGACCTCGTCGTACGCCTCCGCCGCCGCCGCGAGCGCGTTGAAGGCCTCGTAGACGGCAGGGTCGTCGTCCCCGGTGCGGCTCTCGACCGCCGCGAGGTGACGGTCCAGTGCGGTTTTGACCGCCTCGGCGGCGGCGCGTACCTCGGCAGCGGTGGACTGCGCAGCATCAGACATAGGACAGACGCTATCCGTACCGGGCCCTTGGCCGCACAATAGATGCGATGCCGGAATACGAATTTGTCGACGTGTACGTGCCGCGCGGCGTCTCCCGTAAGGAGGCGACGCGGCTTCTGACCGACCATGCCGAGTACGGGCACTGGGAGTTGGACCGACTGAGCCTGCATCGGGACGGCAGCCGCAGAGTGCGGCTGCGCCGGCGCATCATCCGTCAGATCCGCGCCACCTGGTGAGACGCAGAAGGGGCCCCGCTGTGCGGGGCCCCTGCCGTTTCCGTACGCCTCAGGCGGTGCGGCGCGACCGGCGGTAGATCACGGAACCGGCCAGCAGCAGGGCCGCGCCGGCCGGGACGGCCATCCCGACCGCTCCGGCACCGGTGTGCGCGAGCTCCTCGCTGGGCGGGCTCTGGACCCCCGTGTGCGTACCGGGGTTGTTCGGCCCGTGCGGGTGCCCGGGGGTACCGGGGTGCCCTCCACCCTCGGTGCCGGGGTTGCCGGGGGTGCCGGGCGTACCGGGAGTGCCCGGGGTTCCCGGATTGCCGGGCGTACCGGGGTTCCCCGGAGTACCCGGGTTCCCGGGGTTGCCCGGGTTCCCGGGGTTGCCCGGATTCCCAGGCGTCCCCGGGTTGCCGGGGTTGCCGGGGTTGCCGGGGTTGCCCGGATTCCCGGGGTTGCCCGGATTCCCGGGGTTACCCGGATTCCCCGGCTCACCGGGGTGCCCCGGTGTCGTCGGCTCGATGCCGTTGCCGCAGCCGTTGTTCGAGGCCGCGTTGCCGAGGCCGATGGCGTTGACGCTGTTGCCGCAGACGTTGATGGGGGCGTCCACCGGCACCTGGACGACGTTGCCGGAGCCGACGCCCGGCGAGTGCGAGGCGCTGCCCTGGGCGGAGGACCCGCCGGAGCCGCCGGAGTCCCCGTAACCGCCGGGGCTGCTCGCGTTGGCGCACTTGTTGCCGGACGCCGGGTTCATGAGACCGACGGCGTTGACCGTGTTGCCGCAGAGGTTCACCGGCGCGTGGACCGGGACCTGGACGTTGTTGCCGGACGCGACGCCCGGCGAGTGGGAGGCCGTACCGCTCGCGTTCGCGTCGGCGTGGGCGTAACCGCCGCCGAGGGCGATCATGCCGCCCGCCGCGGCGACGGTGACGATGCTCTTCCGGGTGATGCGTGTGACCTGTCGCATTGCTGTGTTCCCGCTTCCCTGCATGCTCGGCTCCGTGCGAAATGCCCACCGGCCCCGGAGTGCATGGCGTGCACTCCGGGGCCGGCGTTGGCTCAAACCCTCAGGGGGTGATGCTCAACGTCAGGCGTTGATGCAGGTGTTGCCGAAGGCGGGGTTCAGCAGACCGATCACGGAGACCGTGTTGCCGCACACGTTCACGGGGATGTGGATCGGCACCTGGACGACGTTGCCCGAGAGCACGCCGGGGGAACCGATGGCGGCACCCTGGGCACCCGCGTCGGCAACGGCCATGCCCGCACCCGCGAGAACGAGACCGCCGGTGGCAGCCGCAGCAGCGACGACCTTCTTGATCATTATTCCTCCTTGTTGGCAATGCGGTCCCAGCCGCGGACCGCACCACCTGTAACGAGGGGGAACCCAGGGGGCTACGAGCCCCTTGAGGCATTCACTCTTTCCGGTCATCCGCGCACGCGCGGTCGATTTGGGGAGCGTCTGCGGCGGACGTCCTCAGGAGGCGTCGATGAAGCGGTCCAGGACCCGGACGCCGAACTTCAGGCCGTCCACCGGCACCCGCTCGTCAACGCCGTGGAACATGCCGGCGAAGTCGAGCTCCGGCGGGAGCTGGAGCGGCGCGAAGCCGAAGCAGCGGATGCCGAGGTCGTCGAAGGACTTGGCGTCGGTGCCGCCGGAGAGCATGTACGGCACGGCACGGGCGATCGGGTCCTCGGCGCGCAGGGCCAGCTGCATGGCGTCGACCAGGGCGCCGTCGAAGCTGGTCTCCAGGGCCTTGTCGCCGTGCACGTCCTCGCGCTTGACCCGCGGGCCGAGGATCCGGTCGAGGTCGGCGAGGAACTCCTCCTCGTAGCCGGGCAGGAAGCGTCCGTCGACGTGGGCGGTGGCCTGGCCGGGGATGACGTTCACCTTGTAGCCGGCGCCGAGCATCGTCGGGGCGGCGGAGTTGCGCAGGGTGGCGCCGACCATCTTGGCGATGCCGCCCAGCTTGGCGAGCGTGGCCTCCATGTCCTCGGGGTCGAGCGGGGTGCCGAGGGCGTCCGAGAGCTCGTCGAGGAAGGACCGGACGGTCTTGGTGACCCTGACGGGCCACTGGTGGCGGCCGAGCCGGCCCACGGCCTCGCACAGCTCCGTGATGGCGTTGTCGTTGTTGGTCATCGAACCGTGGCCGGCCGTGCCCTCGACGGTCAGCCGCATCCAGTGCATGCCCTTCTGGGCGGTCTCGACCAGGTAGAGCCGGAGGTTCTCGTTGACGGTGAAGGAGAAGCCGCCGACCT includes the following:
- a CDS encoding aldo/keto reductase, producing MEQRHLGRTGLRVSRLGLGTLTWGRDTDEHDAAEQLKAFWDAGGTLVDTADVYGGGEAEYLLGQLMEGLVPRRDLIVSTKAGSVPDPDRRTDGSRGHLLAALDASLARLGTDYVDLWQLHAFDPHTPLEESLHALDIAVRSGRARYVGVSDFCGWQLAKAGTWQLSGDRTRLAGTQMEYSLLQRGVEREVLPAALDLGIGLLPSSPLGRGVLTGKYRHGTPADSRGGSEALAPFVEPYLDEPASRIVDAVATAADGLAATPLQVALAWVRDRPGVTAPIIGARNAQQLTAALSVESLSLPDEIFRALDDVSAPVHHYPDHDWSTL
- a CDS encoding helix-hairpin-helix domain-containing protein gives rise to the protein MTEPSGETPPEAAAPPADTQGATSASPGAPDTPGPAHDEGTAGPDAGEEATAGAESAEDAESAESAEDAESAEDAESAEDAESAESAEDAEDAEDAEDAEDAEDAEDAEDAEDASEGDGGTTAAAPAPGDGTTAETPASGEGTAAELSDAQAELAAQRELRARIEQRKAERAAPVEAGGKLSGTAADLLAAVRAVESGAQPVAPPRPEVPAPSRPMPAAAPEATVRPLAPAAPVVTEETTSSVRQVLARGGAPEALAGQVAAVLGEGAARALDDDPWQLLAVPGVRPEQADGFARALLGSACGPGDERRAVALTAWLLEQAALKGHTALEIGSVRDGLARLSVPEPEKAVEHAVSEAAVLVFQEEDPEDTGDTGDTEEDEDAGQAEAPVAEERPQLPVLLGLERYALAEESLADGLARLIRTVEAADWEGPELVRAAGTHGLVLHTGGEAARAEPAALAEAARERGLRVALAAHTDRDGAVPVAALLSGAAGPGRDEEGLLALDLLVVLDAPQLDVETAALLVEALPDGCRLVLGGDPLVLGAAGPGRVFADLLAARVAPAIASRTPDPGPIGELVSGIGIGELNQVEAPGKEVVIVPVRDAGEAVHRTVQLVADSIPRALGLPADSTQVITVGHGGAAGTRALNAALKQRLNPGPGRFGGYDPGDRVAHSPAPGRTVPGTVVSADAEGLHLDCAGERVVVPKERVEGALRHGWALTAHQAAGARWPAAVVVLPGDAAAGLSRAWVYTAFGRAERHLSVVHGVDQALPRAVAEGLTPERTTRLRPLIEALLHEEEA
- a CDS encoding DUF5703 family protein; translation: MPEYEFVDVYVPRGVSRKEATRLLTDHAEYGHWELDRLSLHRDGSRRVRLRRRIIRQIRATW
- a CDS encoding chaplin, giving the protein MRQVTRITRKSIVTVAAAGGMIALGGGYAHADANASGTASHSPGVASGNNVQVPVHAPVNLCGNTVNAVGLMNPASGNKCANASSPGGYGDSGGSGGSSAQGSASHSPGVGSGNVVQVPVDAPINVCGNSVNAIGLGNAASNNGCGNGIEPTTPGHPGEPGNPGNPGNPGNPGNPGNPGNPGNPGNPGTPGNPGNPGNPGNPGNPGTPGNPGTPGNPGTPGTPGTPGTPGNPGTEGGGHPGTPGHPHGPNNPGTHTGVQSPPSEELAHTGAGAVGMAVPAGAALLLAGSVIYRRSRRTA
- the chpH gene encoding chaplin ChpH, whose product is MIKKVVAAAAATGGLVLAGAGMAVADAGAQGAAIGSPGVLSGNVVQVPIHIPVNVCGNTVSVIGLLNPAFGNTCINA
- a CDS encoding M20/M25/M40 family metallo-hydrolase, with the protein product MSESNTGRTVTGEDEVVDLCRDLIRIDTSNYGDHSGPGERAAAEYVAEKLAEVGLEPKIIESHKGRASTVARIEGEDPSRPALLIHGHTDVVPANAEDWTHHPFSGEVADGCVWGRGAVDMKDMDAMTLAVVRDRMRSGRKPPRDIVLAFLADEEAGGTYGARHLVDKHRGLFDGVTEAIGEVGGFSFTVNENLRLYLVETAQKGMHWMRLTVEGTAGHGSMTNNDNAITELCEAVGRLGRHQWPVRVTKTVRSFLDELSDALGTPLDPEDMEATLAKLGGIAKMVGATLRNSAAPTMLGAGYKVNVIPGQATAHVDGRFLPGYEEEFLADLDRILGPRVKREDVHGDKALETSFDGALVDAMQLALRAEDPIARAVPYMLSGGTDAKSFDDLGIRCFGFAPLQLPPELDFAGMFHGVDERVPVDGLKFGVRVLDRFIDAS